TTGAATGTACACATTGTCTAATATGCACACACTGTGAGTGTACTGTTGTTCATTTCTAATGCTAAACTATGTGACGCTTATCTCATCACCCACACATGCACTCTGCTGACAATGTGTCCTTGTCAAACTCCTGTTAACAGTGAAAACAAAGATCTACATTGTGAATTTATACACAGGAaggcaaaatattatttagtctgacaaaaaaaaaatagcatattgcCATGCGCTTCGCAGTCTTGTACCAAAATAAAGTTGTCAAGGAGAAAATATTTTAAGGATTCCTGTTGTCAGGAATTTCTGTTGTACTTGTGCTGTCAGTGATAAATTAAATGGTTTTTCCTATTGATAGGCCTCTCTATTAATAATACTCTGAGTGATTCAGAAAATGTGTGGGTGCTTTGAAGGTCGTTTTGACATTTGAACTTCTCGCCCCTTCCTACAACACAGACAAGCTcatgatttcatttttattttattcaattaaaaaaacatttattcacaCAACATATTACTGgacatgttcatttttttttttttttttttttttttggatgcatGTAATTGCTTCTACCAAGGGAGTTCAGAATTTGGAAATAAAGTATAATTCATTTTAGAAAAGATTGATGCACTATTTCTGAACACGTAATAATGTGACAGTATGTGGACAACAAGCCATTCATCACTGCAAAGCTGTTTACAACTGCCATAAATTTTCATGCACCTAACTGTTTTGGCAACAAAGGAATAATCAATAATAGTTGTCATTATGTCaacattaggattttttttcccgCTGAAATCATTTTTCAAAGGATAAAAGCCTTTTCTAATACCTGCTAGACAAACTCAAAACCACTAGATGCCAGTATACAGTCTCaagcaacattttattttttttttttaacactcaGACCTTTGCAAGTACTTTTTGGAATGCATTGATTTTTTATTAGTGCATATTGAGTATGAATTACTATAAAAGTATGATTCGGTAAAGGAAATGTGTGTGGATAATGGAATGTTTAGTTTTCACACTAGGAATCTCATGCAGATTATAAAGAGTACAtcaaaaagtgtccaaaaagatCTAATTATTATTCTGGCAAAACGTATTTTCCATATAGAATTACAGAAACTGCCATTTATGTCCATAATGTACAAATTTTAAGAAGGTATTTGACTCCACATTACACTCTGGCTGACTGACAGATCAACAAAGAGGCAGTGGCAAAACTGGTACAATAACAAACAACTGTGCAACTTTATTAAGCTCATAGGATGGCAGTACTGACATACAAGGGAACAGGTGGACTTGCACAATGCAGTATACCAAGTATATATTAGACCTATGCATAACACAGGCATGCTTCCCTATCAGTAAAACACTGCTCATTTTAAACGCTATTGAGCTGCAACTGGACAAATCTACAGGTTAGAGGGGGTGGTGAAAGACGGAACTGAATACACGTAAACTGATGAAATGTTGTGCACCAGCTTTTCCCCAAAACCCCTTAATAAAAAAGTGGCAAGTACATGGATCCAAACACGGAAAACTGGCCATTTAatggaacaaaaaataaatctttggATACATTAAAAAACCCAATACTATACCCtaaatgaaaaggaaaatgaGAGAGAGGAAGTTTAGTTTTCACCCTCTGCCCCatcttttgtttctttgttctttCGTACCTCTTCGAGCTTCTTGTCCTAAAATCAAGAAAGACATCTGTTAACATTTCAGAACTGAAACATTACAATGCATGTGCATGCATCCATACACAAACCTTCTCTTTGAATTTCTCATTCATAGCTGCCATGCGTGCTGTGCGGTTTTCTTTGTTGGCTTCCATTTTCTGGTTAAGTTTCTCCTCTGCCATCTTGCTGAAGTTGTTGTTCTCCTCCATTGCTTTCTGAAGGACCTCCTTCTCATGCTCTCGTTTCTCAGCTAAGTGCTTCAGGACCTCTGCCTCATGGTTCTAATATGAGAAAGTAAACAAATGAGGAAGAGAACGCACAATTGCTATGCAATTGAGTCCCAAACGACCACTTACCTTGCGTCTCTCCTCTGCCGCATCCAGTTTTTTCTGGATCTCGTCCAGAGATACCTCCTTCTTCTTAGGGGTGGAAAGTGGGAATTCTCCCTTGGCATCTGGAGCCGTGGGACTCAGGATGACTTCAAAAGCCTGTCCCGAGGCACGCTTGTCCAGTTCCTTTACCTGAATGTCTGTGAAGGATAAGTCAATGCATTTAATCATTTCTTTGTAGAatgatttcatttaaatgaCGTTATAGTGAAGCACGTTGATTTAGAGATTAGCTGAGCTTATTTTTGCCTCTTACCTCCAGAGGACGCCATTGCACTTCCAACCTCGACGGTTTTACACACCTGCCAAATGAATGCATACAATAATATCAGAAAAAGGCAAACGTTTTGCTACTAACGTTGATGCAAATTATGCTTACACAATCTTTTCTCCTTACCATCTGCCCCCTCCCTAGATATTAAAAACAAGCTTTAGCTATGCAACACCTTTTCTAtcaatggaaagaaaaaaaaataaataaaggtagcTATTCATGAAAAATCCTCAAGTGGAGTCCCTACTGTGGTATATACTacaagaaattatatatatacctaatacacaaatatataaataataactaaaatacaCTACTTGAGGGAGTGGCGTCGCCACAATAGTAGCCACGCATAATTTACTAAGTGAATGATATTAAGGAAAGGAAACAAGCtgttaaaaaatcaaaaatgactGCCTATTAAACAGCAATATATCCTTCTTTTGCTGGAAGCCAAGAAAAGGACGAGTCACTGCCAGCACAACAACCACCGGATCCATTTATTCAGACGTcctgtcatcatcatcatctaatTAAACGATAAtagttcaattaaaataaatactacaggGTGAACACTCGGGTGAAATGTAGAGAAAACAAATCAGCATCTCTTTTTGTAATGTAATGAGATCCAACTGGCCACTGAGAGGGTAAAACAAAGGGGATATTGTGTAAGAAACGAACAAAGACAGGCTAATCCGTTGATGTGATTCGTCAAATATTAAGTATTAGACAAGCTTGTCATCTTAAATATGACCTGACAACAAATCATCACTCGATGGCTGAAAATAAACATCCAGCCCTAGACAATCCGATGGGATGCAGGATCTCATCTGGAGACAATAGATGGCCGAGATACACCCTGGACCCCCCAATATAACAGCcttcaaaaatccataataCCACAAGATATGCTATATTATGTGATGATAAGATCCTAATAATGTTCATGAAGCGTGCAAATACGGAATGCAACATTTACAAATAGTGGTATTGATGTATCACCCGTTTCCAGCAAACCAGATCACACCCTAATCTCTCTCGTTTCACACCAGACACAACTGCACTGcccattaaacaaaataatcttAATGTTGACATGCAAAATGCCTAATTCTATATGTTTATTAACCGATGTTAATGATGCATTCgaaaataaatgatgttatTTGACAGTACAGTTGGTGAATGCACACATAACGAAGACAAAAGACGTCGAGAGCCATTAGATCACCTGTCACTGTATTGTGGGCTACATAATGGGATTGTTGTTAAGATTTGAGGTCAAACAGAAAACTGTTCAAgtctgtgactaacaatagaattGATTTAGGCAAAATCAACAAGCAAACCTCAACTAACGTTAAACGAGAGCCAGTTGGCTAATGTTCAGCTCGACCGTTTGCACAATTCCCTCCCGATTAAACGACGATAAACACAAAACCTTAACGGTCGCGCAACGACGTGCAGTTAAAATAATAGACTTAACGTATTTACTTATGGTAACTCTCTAACCATACCAAATATTCCTAATGCCCTTGTCTATTATCTACATCCCCTCCCAAAAAGGGAGGTAAATAAGGGTGTAACGGAAAATTAAAATCGTattcttttacatttgttttattttagatgcctTCTCTTTCTTTAACGTCAGAAACCTCTGAGatgtattacaaaaatattaattttcgaCAACAAAAAACACCCACCTTTAGATGCAGTGGAAATCAGAGCTGGAGTTGAGCGCGCACAGACTCCTCTCTGCCTCAGCATCAACCGTTCGCGCAAAAGAGGACCAAATTGTATTACGTCACATTTGGTGTGACCAATGATCGTCGAGTAGGGAATTCTGGGACATGTAGTACGCTATAATTTTAATGGAAAATATcctatttacttttaaattattgacGTAATATACATGTCTGCATCACATTTAAAGCACACAATGcttatttctcaaaataaattcagtcatgaattataaatgaacaattataTTTCTTTCAGACACCATTTTTATTGAACataaccatttttattatttccacTATCGACTGAAACACTCATTCAGGATTGTGGAATATAATGGCAAAGGATACATTAAAACTTACCAGATATGCAGTATACTAGTGTACTATATACTAGTGTAGAATAAAATAGGGTAGAATACTATGAAAGAGGTGTAAAGTATAACAGTTTGTGACTAGCAAAGATGAGGCTGTAATGGAACAAGCAAGTGCTGACCTCATCCCTGTTGTTAGTCATCTCACAACAAGTGGACTACAGCTCAATAAATTCTCTGAACAAAGCAGCGACATGTCTGTGACCTGCTTTACAAACAGTTTTTGTTGCAAAGCAATATGGCGATTAACAGTTCACTTGGCATTAGTGATTGTTTTGCTTCTGTTCTTCCAATGCCTCAGCGAATCCTCTGTCAGTGCATGAACTTTAGCTAAATGGCAGAGCTGATAGTCTCAGCCCTGTGTTTCAAGCTGACTGGTTTTTACTGCTGGTGCCACTGAATTGTCTCTCAGCCTGAGAAACGCAAATGTGGGAGTCAGTTGTTTTGgctattttaaatgcatttatattacaCTGCATTCGTTAATTTAGCAGATGCTCTCATCCAAAGTGACTTTCAGATGAGGAAAAGACATCGCTTTCTGGCATGCATTTGCATTACATGAGATTATTTGATACTTTTTGCTCCTCAGTTAAATATCTCTCTAATATTTTCCTTGTAGGCCTCATCTCTGTCCAAAAGTGCTTGTATCATGCTTTGCCAGTCTCCTCCTGCCCCACCCAGGATCTCATTCATCCTGTTTGAGGGGGGAGACATTTTGTAAGCTGCCCAGGGGAAGGGGGAGCAGATGGTGCTTAGATGCCTCGCCCTGTCTAGGGTCTCTGGTGTCTTACACAAAGACACAAAGGGAGCTGAGAAACCCCCTGCCAAGGACATTTTTTAGCTTCTATCACTGGGGGCAGAGAGCATcataaaagctattttaaacaacatttaagtGAGTATAAATAAGTTCAGCAGGCCTTCCATAACTATAAGACATACTTGCTACACATGTGTTGCTTCCCACACATGTTGCTGAATGTTTGGAATTAAACAAAGGCTTTGAGGGGTTTGTGAGAGTCTGACCCccctatttatttatcttttatttttattttattttattttattcttttgcaTACAAGTTCtaaaagaatagaatagaatggaatagaataaaacatttaaatagagCTTAGTTAGTTGCACTTAAGCTGAAAAAACGCTAGCGAActgtataaatgtgtgtgtgtaaacactgtatataatacatattaatataaataatacagatttatttttgcaatcaagtgtatgtatgaatattatgtatgtaatatgtaatgtatgtatgtataaatgtatgtatcagtattatttttaatgttttttaaagtctcttatgctcatcaattaaggctgcatttatttgatcaaaactacagaaaaaacagtgatattataaaatattattgcagtttaaaataccggttttctattttaatgtactttaaaatatcaattatttctgtgatgcaaagctaaattttcaccatcattactccagtctactgtcacatgatccttcagaaatcattctaatatgctgatttattatcaatattgaaaacagttgtgctgcttaatactttggtggaacctgtgatacttctttcaggattcttatataaataaaaagttaaaaagaacagaatttatttcaaatatatattttttttgtaataatgtaaactaccatttaaaactCAAtgttcaataattttttttctttcttttttttaaaagaaattaatccttttattcagcaaggatgtgttaaattgatgcaaagtgatagtaaaaatgtatgttgttagaaaagatttctattttgaataaattaggtTCGTTTTAACttcttattcatcaaaaaatgcttaaaaaactttcacaggttccaaaaaatatgcagcatcacaactgtttccaacactgactataaatcagcatactagaatgatttcttgaAAGATcgcgtgacactgaagactggagtaatgatgcagaaaattcagttttgcatcacaggaatacatttgtaaagtacattaaaattaaaaaactgtattttaaattgcaataatatttcacaatataacacttttttctgtatttttgattgtaTATAAAAAACTCAGAAATGTGTGTAAACTTTCTGACATCCAGTCAGGCAATGGTGAAGTCTGGTGAAGTACAAAAATATGCCAATACATCCAAGcattgatttttctttgttaTGCGTCGCCCTAGACCCACTTATGACAGGCTAACACTCAAActgttaatatgtttttaaagccACTTTATCCACAGCCAGATGTGCACTTTGACTGACCCACGTGCACCAGATGTGCACAAATGATTGTAAGCTGTATGACTTTATGCCAAAATATTTTCTGATAAATGCACTGGAACATCTATTGGCTAGATTGTGGATCATACCGCCtgcaggcagacagacagatactgTGCATTTAATTTCCCACCGCTGACAGTGACCCACTTTAGAGAACCACTGTGCAATAGAGAgactctctctccctctctttctctaaCGGACCACTGAATCCACACTAGCCTGAATGGGTACAGCATAAAACACCTCTGCTTGAATGCTGGTATGCTTCTAATATGCAGTGTTTGCTTTTTTGAGACAGAAATTTTTTCCAGGCCTTATAGGCTGAAGTCATCTCATTTTTAGTTGGCTGCATGGATGATGTCATAAAACGTAATGCCATAGTGTTATGTAATGCTCCTTCTTTTTGGACAGAGTGGGGGCTGTTATGGTCCCATAAGAGCGAAGCTCCACCTCTATTCTAACCACAATAACATGCACATGcttttacacacaaacacatcccCAAAGTCTCCCAAAGCCTTTAAGGTAAGATAAAGGAAACCATTATcaaattttaatattgaaaataaaacagcaaataaaagaatatatctATTAATATATCTAATATACATATTGCATATAGAATCAAATTGTCTGATTTGTTAATTAATTCTATATataaattcagtattttattttatataacaaaaatgttctttttatattatttatatt
The sequence above is drawn from the Labeo rohita strain BAU-BD-2019 chromosome 16, IGBB_LRoh.1.0, whole genome shotgun sequence genome and encodes:
- the stmn1b gene encoding stathmin 1b isoform X2, with protein sequence MASSGDIQVKELDKRASGQAFEVILSPTAPDAKGEFPLSTPKKKEVSLDEIQKKLDAAEERRKNHEAEVLKHLAEKREHEKEVLQKAMEENNNFSKMAEEKLNQKMEANKENRTARMAAMNEKFKEKDKKLEEVRKNKETKDGAEGEN
- the stmn1b gene encoding stathmin 1b isoform X1, coding for MIKCIDLSFTDIQVKELDKRASGQAFEVILSPTAPDAKGEFPLSTPKKKEVSLDEIQKKLDAAEERRKNHEAEVLKHLAEKREHEKEVLQKAMEENNNFSKMAEEKLNQKMEANKENRTARMAAMNEKFKEKDKKLEEVRKNKETKDGAEGEN